The following are encoded in a window of Nocardioides houyundeii genomic DNA:
- a CDS encoding FG-GAP-like repeat-containing protein, which yields MPSSHSRFITATQQLLALGVVLAVLTPAAAVLSLDVVSQPPSGSASGTAVLASALVPTTPVDPEVDEYALVPEVPEVPVVPEAPQADSLADSPADAEGETGSAEPAAEATVTAPVEGYGAVGVTWAAGESVAEDALTLQVRTRVEDGWSEWSELEYHDDHAPDPGSPDAKNARPGTEPLIIGDVDEVQVRADASGELPADLSLSVVDPGQATQTRQEAPELETGPTDGSGANPAVTDPAVTDPAVTDPAAEASPDAITLQASRKAAQPTIFSRAQWGADESIRDKSSLRYGTITGGFVHHTVNANDYTADQVPGILRSIYAYHVKSRGWSDIGYNFLVDRFGRIWEGRYGGIDKAVVGAHTLNYNDYSFAMSAIGNFDLVQPSAEMLQAYGQLFGWKLGLHGVNPASTSQKVGRSVFKAISGHRDAGSTACPGKYLYAQLPAIRTAAAAAQASGTPITSQPATPEWTEAQLSSNLAGTPHPDLIVRRASDGRGLIIPTGGLLSFQRTLTLFGSGWDRKADALGSPDLTGDGVPDLVVTSRSGVGKIRPGTGTGTFARATRTVKSMKGSRSMTAVGDINGDGRNDLVSLARGSRSAVAYLGTPKHGFKKVGLGKDWGRYVKLIGVGDINTDGRPDLLGRDKTGRVWTRLGRAGGKGATMFRKARPTAGTWSSYNQIAGGQDYTGDGRPDLVVRARSGSVYVLAGNGDKTFGSPQGPVANLPKVAGLTTVQITGSAAPDLLGRRGGALVVIPNRGTFDLGAPIDTGADLSGSNLVLNAGDWDRDGYGDVLTREADGSMVLRRGNGQGQLAAPQVLGTGWGPLTSVEAVGDVSGDGFPDLIGTFGGASQVYRGHGAAGFLDSLPATGLSGAATRLAARTKPTYNLRPYDWRIPISDAQLGPRIDLVVREASTGRLYLINGNDKGLRNRRYLGEGMGAYDLAG from the coding sequence ATGCCTAGTTCTCACTCTCGCTTCATCACCGCCACCCAGCAGCTGCTGGCCCTCGGCGTGGTGCTGGCCGTCCTGACGCCCGCTGCCGCAGTGCTCTCCCTCGACGTGGTCTCGCAGCCGCCGTCGGGCAGTGCCTCCGGCACGGCCGTCCTCGCCTCGGCCCTGGTGCCCACCACACCGGTGGACCCGGAGGTCGACGAGTACGCGCTGGTCCCCGAGGTCCCCGAGGTCCCCGTGGTCCCCGAGGCGCCGCAGGCCGACTCCCTGGCCGACTCTCCGGCCGACGCCGAGGGGGAGACCGGCTCCGCCGAGCCGGCCGCCGAGGCGACGGTCACCGCGCCCGTCGAGGGGTACGGCGCGGTGGGCGTCACCTGGGCGGCCGGCGAGAGCGTGGCCGAGGACGCGCTGACGCTGCAGGTGCGGACCCGGGTCGAGGACGGGTGGAGCGAGTGGAGCGAGCTCGAGTACCACGACGACCACGCCCCGGACCCGGGCAGCCCGGACGCGAAGAACGCCCGTCCCGGGACCGAGCCGCTGATCATCGGCGACGTGGACGAGGTCCAGGTCCGCGCCGACGCCTCCGGCGAGCTTCCGGCCGACCTGTCCCTCTCCGTCGTCGACCCCGGTCAGGCGACGCAGACGCGCCAGGAGGCCCCGGAGCTCGAGACCGGACCGACCGACGGCAGCGGCGCCAACCCGGCTGTCACCGACCCGGCTGTCACCGACCCGGCTGTCACCGACCCGGCCGCCGAGGCGTCCCCGGACGCCATCACGCTGCAGGCCTCCCGCAAGGCCGCCCAGCCCACCATCTTCTCGCGGGCCCAGTGGGGAGCCGACGAGAGCATCCGCGACAAGAGCTCGCTGCGCTACGGCACGATCACGGGCGGGTTCGTCCACCACACGGTCAACGCCAACGACTACACCGCCGACCAGGTGCCGGGCATCCTGCGCAGCATCTACGCCTACCACGTGAAGTCCCGCGGCTGGAGCGACATCGGCTACAACTTCCTGGTCGACCGCTTCGGCCGCATCTGGGAGGGCAGGTACGGCGGCATCGACAAGGCCGTGGTGGGCGCCCACACGCTGAACTACAACGACTACTCGTTCGCCATGTCGGCCATCGGCAACTTCGACCTGGTCCAGCCGTCGGCGGAGATGCTGCAGGCCTACGGCCAGCTGTTCGGCTGGAAGCTGGGACTGCACGGGGTGAACCCGGCCTCCACCTCGCAGAAGGTGGGGCGCTCGGTGTTCAAGGCCATCAGCGGTCACCGGGACGCGGGCAGCACCGCCTGTCCGGGCAAGTACCTCTACGCGCAGCTGCCGGCGATCAGGACCGCGGCGGCGGCCGCCCAGGCCTCCGGCACCCCGATCACCAGCCAGCCCGCGACGCCGGAGTGGACCGAGGCACAGCTCAGCTCCAACCTGGCCGGTACCCCGCACCCCGACCTGATCGTGAGACGGGCCTCGGACGGTCGCGGGCTGATCATCCCCACCGGCGGCCTGCTCTCGTTCCAGCGGACCCTCACGCTCTTCGGCTCCGGGTGGGACCGCAAGGCCGACGCCCTGGGCTCACCCGACCTGACCGGCGACGGCGTCCCGGACCTCGTGGTCACCTCGCGTTCGGGGGTGGGCAAGATCCGCCCCGGCACGGGCACCGGCACCTTCGCCCGGGCCACCCGCACCGTGAAGTCGATGAAGGGCAGTCGCTCCATGACCGCCGTCGGTGACATCAACGGCGACGGCCGCAACGACCTCGTCTCCCTGGCCCGGGGCTCCCGCTCGGCCGTCGCCTACCTCGGCACGCCCAAGCACGGCTTCAAAAAGGTGGGGCTGGGCAAGGACTGGGGCCGCTACGTCAAGCTGATCGGCGTCGGCGACATCAACACCGACGGCCGCCCCGACCTGCTGGGCCGGGACAAGACGGGCCGGGTCTGGACCCGGCTCGGCAGGGCCGGCGGCAAGGGAGCCACGATGTTCCGGAAGGCCCGCCCGACCGCCGGCACCTGGTCGTCGTACAACCAGATCGCCGGTGGCCAGGACTACACCGGCGACGGCCGCCCCGACCTGGTGGTCCGCGCCCGTTCGGGCAGCGTCTACGTGCTGGCCGGCAACGGCGACAAGACGTTCGGGTCCCCCCAGGGCCCGGTGGCGAACCTGCCCAAGGTCGCCGGGCTGACCACCGTCCAGATCACCGGCTCGGCGGCACCGGACCTGCTGGGTCGCCGTGGCGGCGCCCTGGTCGTCATCCCCAACCGGGGCACCTTCGACCTCGGCGCCCCAATCGACACCGGCGCGGACCTGTCGGGCTCCAACCTGGTGCTCAACGCCGGTGACTGGGACCGCGACGGCTACGGCGACGTCCTGACCCGCGAGGCGGACGGCTCGATGGTGCTGCGTCGGGGCAACGGGCAGGGCCAGCTGGCCGCACCCCAGGTGCTGGGCACCGGGTGGGGCCCCCTGACCAGCGTCGAGGCCGTCGGCGACGTCTCCGGCGACGGGTTCCCCGACCTCATCGGAACCTTCGGCGGTGCCTCCCAGGTCTACCGGGGACACGGCGCGGCGGGCTTCCTCGACTCGCTCCCGGCGACCGGCCTCAGTGGCGCCGCGACCCGGCTCGCGGCCCGCACGAAGCCGACGTACAACCTGCGCCCCTACGACTGGCGGATCCCGATCAGCGACGCCCAGCTGGGTCCGCGCATCGACCTGGTGGTGCGCGAGGCCAGCACCGGCCGGCTCTACCTGATCAACGGCAACGACAAGGGCTTGCGCAACCGGCGCTACCTGGGCGAGGGAATGGGAGCCTACGACCTGGCGGGATAG
- a CDS encoding ABC transporter ATP-binding protein, protein MTNFIEVNHATKSFTMQYHRSLKQIALAKAKGLPTHDEFNAVDDVSFTVAQGESIGLMGLNGSGKSTLLKLISGVMRPDSGTVLTRGRIAGLIATGAGFDMQLTGRENLWLNAAILGMTRAETQRKFDEIVEFAELGKFLDTAVTYYSSGMKARLGFAVAIHVDSDIFIADEALAVGDRPFKRKCKIKMDEIRDSGTTIFYVSHAPGAVRQLCTRVLVLDKGRLTFDGGVNEGIRFLKYDDEEPGEVDADDGLGADI, encoded by the coding sequence ATGACGAACTTCATCGAGGTGAACCACGCCACCAAGTCCTTCACCATGCAGTACCACCGCTCGTTGAAGCAGATCGCGCTCGCGAAGGCGAAGGGTCTCCCGACCCACGACGAGTTCAACGCCGTGGACGACGTCAGCTTCACCGTCGCCCAGGGGGAGTCGATCGGGCTGATGGGGCTCAACGGCTCCGGCAAGTCCACCCTGCTCAAGCTGATCAGCGGAGTCATGCGCCCCGACTCCGGCACGGTCCTGACCCGGGGCCGCATCGCCGGGCTGATCGCCACCGGCGCCGGCTTCGACATGCAGCTGACCGGACGCGAGAACCTGTGGCTCAACGCGGCCATCCTCGGGATGACCCGGGCCGAGACCCAGCGCAAGTTCGACGAGATCGTGGAGTTCGCCGAGCTCGGCAAGTTCCTGGACACCGCGGTCACCTACTACAGCTCGGGCATGAAGGCCCGCCTCGGGTTCGCGGTGGCCATCCACGTGGACTCCGACATCTTCATCGCCGACGAGGCGCTGGCGGTCGGCGACCGGCCGTTCAAGCGCAAGTGCAAGATCAAGATGGACGAGATCCGGGACTCCGGCACGACCATCTTCTACGTCAGCCACGCCCCGGGCGCCGTGCGCCAGCTGTGCACCCGGGTCCTGGTCCTGGACAAGGGCAGGCTGACGTTCGACGGCGGCGTGAACGAGGGCATCCGCTTCCTCAAGTACGACGACGAGGAGCCGGGCGAGGTCGACGCCGACGACGGCCTGGGCGCGGACATCTGA
- a CDS encoding ABC transporter permease: MTTGLETERQQLPPLAPPAATSGLLEVFRKRYLLRMLVHNTIQSRYQGTALGWAWSYLQPAVRFLMFYFVFQIMIGRGAGVENFAIHLFAGMVIVHFFTETFGGGTQSLVQNRSLITKLAMPKELFPVARMLVSLWHTGPMLVILLVACVLTGWRPDPVGLLAGLLGFGIVLVLGLALALIFSVANVFFRDFSKVVQTLNQFVTFSVPMMYPFTMVQDRFGATGAEIYLYNPMAEAVLLIQRCFWSGTTEEPGATTVIHMPPDLWSRGLIMLALSFVLLIIAQMTFTRLEKRVPERL, translated from the coding sequence ATGACGACCGGGCTGGAGACGGAGCGCCAGCAGCTGCCGCCGCTGGCGCCCCCGGCAGCCACCTCCGGGCTGCTGGAGGTGTTCCGCAAGCGCTACCTGCTGCGGATGCTGGTGCACAACACGATTCAGTCGCGCTACCAGGGCACCGCCCTGGGCTGGGCCTGGAGCTACCTCCAGCCCGCCGTGCGCTTCCTGATGTTCTACTTCGTCTTCCAGATCATGATCGGCCGCGGCGCGGGTGTGGAGAACTTCGCCATCCACCTGTTCGCGGGGATGGTGATCGTGCACTTCTTCACCGAGACCTTCGGGGGCGGCACCCAGTCGCTGGTGCAGAACCGGAGCCTGATCACCAAGCTGGCCATGCCCAAGGAGCTCTTCCCGGTGGCCCGGATGCTGGTCTCGCTGTGGCACACCGGCCCGATGCTGGTGATCCTGCTCGTCGCCTGTGTGCTCACCGGCTGGCGACCGGACCCCGTCGGGCTGCTCGCCGGACTGCTGGGCTTCGGCATCGTGCTCGTCCTGGGCCTGGCGCTGGCGCTGATCTTCAGCGTCGCCAACGTCTTCTTCCGGGACTTCAGCAAGGTCGTGCAGACCCTGAACCAGTTCGTCACCTTCAGCGTGCCGATGATGTACCCGTTCACCATGGTCCAGGACAGGTTCGGAGCCACGGGCGCGGAGATCTACCTCTACAACCCGATGGCCGAGGCCGTGCTGCTGATCCAGCGCTGCTTCTGGAGCGGCACCACCGAGGAGCCGGGAGCCACCACGGTGATCCACATGCCGCCCGACCTGTGGTCGCGCGGGCTGATCATGCTGGCGCTCTCGTTCGTCCTGCTGATCATCGCGCAGATGACCTTCACCAGGCTCGAGAAGCGCGTCCCGGAGCGGCTGTGA
- a CDS encoding glycosyltransferase — MSVSTTQDGLVTRLLQRQILPIDKDTDVFALYVDPEEPRLDADRYEIGGNRAAKDLNNAAIRQSTSTGASVRPDQILSRTALRVPHGAKLSFGTYFNAFPASYWRRYTIVENVTLTVRLRGADSSVTVYKSMANGRSQRVDTGSTNGAALDENGVATFSFELSLTPFVDGGWYWYDVVAGDEDAVVESAEWSAQVPAERAEHGTADICITTMNRPDFCAKLIGQLADDEDLRPYLDEVLVMEQGSDPVTESEFFPAAQKTLGERLRVIVQGNLGGSGGYARGQLESVRKGTATYALMMDDDVVCEPEGVIRAITFGDLARRPTIVGGHMFSIYSRSRLHSFGEIIQPWRFWWQTRLDGYSDWDFGARNLRSARWLHKRADVDFNGWFMCLIPRRVLEEIGLSLPLFIKWDDSEYGLRAKAAGFPTVSFPGAAVWHVPWSDKNDGVDWQAYFHQRNRFVAALLHSPYERGGRMVRESLNHQIKHLVSLQYSTAQIRHQALLDVLAGPGQLHADLPGKLGEINALRKQFTDAQLKTDPDAFPPVRREKPPRKGKDGIEIPGRLSLLITAGLAPIRQLRPPRAMAKEYPEAELTAMDASWYRLARYDSAIVSMNDGTSAALYKRDPEKYRELLRKTIEIHQRLHREWPRLAAEYQAALSEVTSPEAWTETFRPWTEGDDESAAGRP; from the coding sequence GTGAGTGTCTCCACGACGCAGGACGGTCTCGTGACCAGGCTCCTGCAGCGGCAGATCCTGCCCATCGACAAGGACACCGACGTGTTCGCCCTGTACGTCGACCCGGAGGAGCCGCGCCTGGACGCGGACCGCTACGAGATCGGCGGCAACCGGGCTGCCAAGGACCTCAACAACGCCGCGATCCGGCAGTCCACCTCCACGGGTGCCAGCGTCCGCCCCGACCAGATCCTCTCCCGGACCGCGCTGCGGGTCCCGCACGGTGCCAAGCTCTCCTTCGGCACCTACTTCAACGCCTTCCCGGCCTCCTACTGGCGCCGGTACACGATCGTGGAGAACGTCACCCTGACGGTCCGGCTGCGCGGAGCGGACTCCTCGGTGACGGTCTACAAGTCGATGGCCAACGGTCGCTCCCAGCGGGTCGACACCGGCAGCACCAACGGTGCGGCGTTGGACGAGAACGGCGTGGCGACCTTCTCCTTCGAGCTGTCGCTGACGCCGTTCGTCGACGGCGGCTGGTACTGGTACGACGTGGTCGCCGGCGACGAGGACGCCGTGGTCGAGTCGGCCGAGTGGAGCGCGCAGGTGCCGGCCGAGCGGGCCGAGCACGGCACCGCCGACATCTGCATCACCACCATGAACCGTCCCGACTTCTGCGCCAAGCTGATCGGGCAGCTCGCCGACGACGAGGACCTGCGCCCCTACCTGGACGAGGTCCTGGTGATGGAGCAGGGCTCTGACCCGGTCACCGAGTCGGAGTTCTTCCCGGCCGCGCAGAAGACGCTGGGGGAGCGGCTGCGAGTCATCGTGCAGGGCAACCTGGGTGGCTCCGGGGGCTACGCGCGCGGTCAGCTGGAGTCGGTGCGCAAGGGCACCGCCACCTACGCGCTGATGATGGACGACGACGTGGTGTGCGAGCCCGAGGGCGTCATCCGTGCCATCACCTTCGGTGACCTGGCCCGCCGCCCCACCATCGTGGGTGGCCACATGTTCAGCATCTACTCGCGCTCCCGGCTGCACAGCTTCGGCGAGATCATCCAGCCGTGGCGCTTCTGGTGGCAGACGCGGCTCGACGGCTACAGCGACTGGGACTTCGGGGCCCGCAACCTGCGCTCGGCGCGCTGGCTGCACAAGCGCGCGGACGTCGACTTCAACGGCTGGTTCATGTGCCTGATCCCGCGTCGGGTGCTGGAGGAGATCGGGCTCTCGCTGCCGCTGTTCATCAAGTGGGACGACTCCGAGTACGGGCTGCGCGCCAAGGCCGCAGGTTTCCCCACCGTCAGCTTCCCCGGTGCCGCGGTCTGGCACGTGCCGTGGTCGGACAAGAACGACGGCGTCGACTGGCAGGCCTACTTCCACCAGCGCAACCGGTTCGTCGCGGCGCTGCTGCACTCGCCGTACGAGCGGGGCGGGCGGATGGTGCGTGAGAGCCTCAACCACCAGATCAAGCACCTGGTCTCGCTGCAGTACTCCACCGCCCAGATCCGGCACCAGGCCCTCCTCGACGTGCTGGCCGGGCCGGGTCAGCTGCACGCCGACCTGCCGGGCAAGCTGGGCGAGATCAACGCACTGCGCAAGCAGTTCACCGACGCCCAGCTCAAGACCGACCCCGACGCGTTCCCCCCGGTACGACGCGAGAAGCCGCCGCGCAAGGGCAAGGACGGCATCGAGATCCCCGGCCGGCTCTCCCTGCTGATCACCGCCGGGCTCGCTCCCATCCGGCAGCTGCGTCCCCCGCGCGCGATGGCCAAGGAGTATCCCGAGGCGGAGCTCACCGCGATGGACGCCAGCTGGTACCGCCTGGCGCGCTACGACTCCGCCATCGTGTCGATGAACGACGGCACGTCCGCGGCGCTGTACAAGCGGGACCCGGAGAAGTATCGGGAGCTGCTGCGCAAGACGATCGAGATCCACCAGCGGCTGCACCGGGAGTGGCCGCGTCTCGCGGCCGAGTACCAGGCCGCGCTGTCGGAGGTCACCTCGCCCGAGGCCTGGACCGAGACCTTCCGGCCCTGGACCGAGGGCGACGACGAGAGCGCCGCGGGTCGCCCATGA
- the glf gene encoding UDP-galactopyranose mutase: protein MTDSALPTSQGELPDLVIVGSGFFGLTVAERCASDLGLKVLILERRSHLGGNAYSEFDPETGIEVHKYGTHLFHTSNQRVWDYVNRFTAFTNYQHRVFAKFQGQVYSFPMNLGLINQFFGRSHTPDEARALIAEQASEIATEDAKNLEEKAISLIGRPLYEAFVKGYTAKQWQTDPKELSADIITRLPVRYTFDNRYFNDTYEGLPVDGYTAWLTRMAEHPNIEVRLETDFFDVAEDYRGKVPIVYTGPVDAYFDNSEGRLSWRTIDLEQETLDVDDFQGTGVVNANDADVPFTRVLEFKHLHPERKYLAGKTVVVHEYSRFAEEGDEPYYPINTAEDRAKLLKYRELAKAEPMVLFGGRLGTYKYLDMHMAIGSALSMYDNKLRPHFADGAELKSGGVDE from the coding sequence TTGACCGACTCCGCCCTCCCGACCTCCCAGGGTGAGCTGCCAGACCTGGTGATCGTGGGCTCCGGCTTCTTCGGTCTCACCGTCGCCGAGCGCTGCGCCAGCGATCTCGGGCTGAAGGTGCTGATCCTGGAGCGGCGCAGCCACCTCGGTGGCAACGCCTACTCCGAGTTCGACCCCGAGACCGGGATCGAGGTGCACAAGTACGGCACCCACCTCTTCCACACCTCCAACCAGCGGGTGTGGGACTACGTGAACCGGTTCACCGCGTTCACCAACTACCAGCACCGGGTCTTCGCGAAGTTCCAGGGACAGGTCTACTCCTTCCCGATGAACCTGGGCCTGATCAACCAGTTCTTCGGCCGCTCCCACACCCCCGACGAGGCCCGGGCGCTGATCGCCGAGCAGGCCAGCGAGATCGCCACCGAGGACGCCAAGAACCTCGAGGAGAAGGCGATCAGCCTCATCGGCCGCCCGCTTTACGAGGCGTTCGTCAAGGGCTACACCGCCAAGCAGTGGCAGACCGACCCCAAGGAGCTGAGCGCGGACATCATCACCCGCCTCCCGGTCCGCTACACCTTCGACAACCGCTACTTCAACGACACCTACGAGGGCCTGCCCGTCGACGGCTACACCGCCTGGCTGACCCGGATGGCCGAGCACCCCAACATCGAGGTGCGGCTGGAGACCGACTTCTTCGACGTCGCCGAGGACTACCGGGGCAAGGTCCCGATCGTCTACACCGGCCCGGTGGACGCCTACTTCGACAACTCCGAGGGCCGGCTCTCCTGGCGCACGATCGACCTGGAGCAGGAGACCCTGGACGTCGACGACTTCCAGGGCACCGGGGTGGTCAACGCCAACGACGCCGACGTGCCCTTCACCCGGGTGCTGGAGTTCAAGCACCTGCACCCCGAGCGCAAGTACCTCGCGGGCAAGACCGTCGTGGTGCACGAGTACAGCCGCTTCGCCGAGGAGGGCGACGAGCCGTACTACCCGATCAACACCGCCGAGGACCGTGCCAAGCTGTTGAAGTACCGGGAGCTGGCCAAGGCCGAGCCCATGGTGCTCTTCGGTGGCCGCCTGGGCACCTACAAGTACCTCGACATGCACATGGCGATCGGCTCGGCCCTCTCCATGTACGACAACAAGCTCCGGCCGCACTTCGCTGACGGTGCCGAGCTCAAGAGCGGAGGAGTGGACGAGTGA